One genomic region from Shewanella aestuarii encodes:
- a CDS encoding multidrug effflux MFS transporter: MLIPMLAAIVAITPLAIDMYLPAMSILAASFDTQVTMVQLSLSIYLAGYACGMLTFGPLADKIGRRPLVIIGLSGFCIVSFLLACSQNIEQFLGLRFFQAFIGAAATVVVPGYIREVYGDNTAKGMSYVSLIMMLAPLIAPTIGSFILELGDWHLIFFVLSFYALALLCLILFKLKMPSDKDKQQRSQHGFLKSYYTVFSRQGVKLHIASGVLTSFAFFCYLTAAPFIYMEVFGLDKSLFAILFSTNVGALMLANIINSRIVSRYGSKRMLNVATFFAFIAALGLVLVNLLDFSYHFTVIMLIPLMGGLGIMSVNADAIVLMKFKQETGTATAVIGTLRFGFGATAGPLMALFYTGTAVPFAVLMLISIALVGFCQAFQTRLSQSQPQ, encoded by the coding sequence ATGTTAATTCCCATGCTTGCGGCTATCGTAGCCATTACTCCTCTGGCGATTGATATGTATCTGCCAGCGATGTCAATTTTAGCCGCCAGCTTTGATACCCAAGTGACCATGGTGCAATTATCACTCAGTATTTATTTGGCTGGCTATGCCTGTGGCATGCTTACTTTCGGGCCACTTGCCGATAAAATTGGCCGTCGACCATTAGTTATTATTGGCCTAAGCGGATTTTGCATCGTTAGCTTTTTGCTTGCTTGTAGTCAAAATATTGAACAGTTTTTAGGGTTACGTTTTTTTCAAGCCTTTATCGGCGCAGCAGCAACCGTAGTGGTGCCGGGATACATAAGAGAAGTGTATGGCGACAATACCGCTAAAGGTATGTCTTATGTCAGCTTAATTATGATGTTAGCCCCTTTAATCGCCCCCACTATTGGTAGCTTTATTTTAGAACTTGGCGATTGGCATTTAATCTTTTTTGTGCTGAGTTTTTATGCCTTGGCATTGCTGTGTTTAATTTTATTTAAGCTAAAAATGCCCAGCGACAAAGATAAACAACAACGCAGTCAACATGGCTTTTTGAAGTCTTATTACACTGTGTTTTCTCGACAAGGAGTCAAACTCCACATAGCCAGTGGCGTATTGACCTCATTTGCTTTTTTCTGCTACCTAACCGCTGCGCCATTTATTTATATGGAAGTATTTGGTTTGGACAAATCGCTGTTCGCCATTTTATTCAGTACCAATGTTGGAGCTTTAATGCTGGCCAATATTATCAACTCAAGAATTGTCAGCCGGTATGGCTCAAAACGAATGTTGAATGTCGCCACCTTTTTTGCCTTTATTGCTGCGTTAGGTTTAGTACTGGTTAACTTATTGGATTTCAGCTATCACTTTACCGTGATTATGCTGATCCCATTGATGGGCGGCTTAGGCATTATGTCTGTTAATGCTGACGCCATTGTATTAATGAAATTTAAACAAGAAACAGGCACAGCCACTGCGGTCATTGGCACCCTAAGATTTGGTTTTGGCGCAACAGCCGGGCCATTAATGGCATTATTTTACACCGGAACCGCAGTCCCCTTTGCAGTGTTGATGCTGATATCGATTGCACTTGTGGGATTTTGCCAAGCATTTCAAACTCGACTAAGCCAATCACAGCCGCAATAA
- a CDS encoding SulP family inorganic anion transporter, whose product MPGLETFASYQSSWFKDDIRAALSVAAVALPVAIAYAQLTGVNAAVGLYSCVLPMLVYALFGTSKQLIVGPDAATCAVIAAVVTPLAAGDSVKHWQLVMTMTAMTGLWCLIASRFKLGVLADFLSKPILMGLLNGVAITIIVGQFSKIFGFTFDDKYLLERLGGVPTYLAQTHVPTLLMALLTVIIYFVMKRLKPSWPASMFAISFGAILVWIFNLGQYDVKTIGTVTGGFPVFQTPEFNVGIIRELVMPALNLAVVSFVSMMLTARSFAAKNGYDIDADKEFRALGFANMASALSQGFAVSGADSRTAVNDANGGKTQLVSIIAAAIIAVIAIFLTAPLEFIPSAALGVVLVIASVHLLDLKAVWNLRLRDRQAFYLALTTLFAVLFIGVIPGITLAVLLGLFQFIRTVMRPTDQVLGLDSKGVIRSLDSSDKAKPVAGIFIYRFNSPLTYFNAGYFKRRLFEGYARQKDDIKCVIIDAVPCFTHLDLSVMAVLSDIQQTFKKRGVKVILAGRKRQLLSWFEQTEMVSGDDGIMILSDLYLALKLNQSYQAAQEEPQAVNALTEVDKSVLLHSQI is encoded by the coding sequence ATGCCCGGTTTGGAGACGTTTGCTAGCTATCAGTCTAGTTGGTTTAAAGATGATATTCGTGCAGCGTTATCCGTTGCTGCCGTTGCCTTACCCGTTGCCATCGCGTATGCCCAATTAACCGGTGTAAATGCTGCGGTTGGACTGTATTCTTGCGTACTGCCTATGCTGGTTTATGCACTTTTTGGCACATCAAAACAATTAATTGTTGGCCCAGATGCCGCAACTTGTGCTGTTATCGCGGCTGTTGTGACCCCTTTAGCCGCGGGGGATAGCGTAAAGCATTGGCAATTAGTGATGACCATGACGGCAATGACGGGGTTATGGTGCCTCATTGCCAGTCGATTCAAATTAGGGGTATTGGCCGACTTTTTATCAAAACCAATTTTGATGGGGCTGTTAAACGGTGTTGCTATTACCATTATTGTTGGCCAATTTTCAAAAATATTTGGTTTTACCTTTGACGATAAATACCTGCTAGAGCGCTTAGGCGGCGTGCCGACTTATCTTGCTCAAACACATGTACCCACCTTACTGATGGCCTTGCTTACCGTCATCATTTACTTTGTGATGAAGCGGCTTAAACCGAGTTGGCCTGCATCAATGTTTGCTATCTCCTTTGGTGCAATATTGGTATGGATATTTAATCTTGGTCAATACGACGTTAAAACCATTGGTACAGTAACAGGCGGTTTTCCCGTTTTTCAAACGCCAGAGTTTAACGTGGGGATCATTCGTGAGTTGGTTATGCCCGCCCTGAACTTAGCGGTAGTCAGCTTTGTGAGCATGATGCTAACCGCTCGCAGTTTTGCGGCAAAAAATGGTTATGATATTGATGCCGATAAAGAGTTTCGAGCATTAGGTTTTGCCAATATGGCTTCTGCGTTGTCGCAAGGTTTTGCGGTTAGTGGTGCAGATTCTCGCACCGCAGTTAACGATGCTAACGGAGGGAAAACTCAGTTAGTGTCAATTATTGCTGCCGCCATTATTGCTGTTATTGCGATTTTTTTAACTGCACCATTAGAGTTTATTCCTAGCGCTGCGCTTGGAGTGGTCTTGGTGATAGCCTCGGTACATTTACTCGATTTAAAAGCCGTATGGAATTTACGCTTACGAGACAGACAAGCATTTTACCTAGCCTTAACCACCTTGTTTGCCGTGCTGTTTATTGGTGTTATTCCGGGGATCACATTAGCGGTTCTATTGGGATTATTTCAATTTATTCGTACGGTAATGAGACCTACCGATCAAGTGCTTGGGCTTGATAGTAAAGGGGTTATTCGAAGTTTAGACAGTAGCGATAAAGCTAAACCTGTGGCTGGTATTTTTATCTATCGTTTTAATTCACCATTGACTTACTTCAATGCGGGGTATTTTAAGCGTCGATTATTTGAAGGTTATGCCAGACAAAAAGATGATATTAAATGTGTCATCATTGATGCGGTGCCTTGTTTTACTCATCTTGATTTGAGTGTGATGGCGGTGCTGTCTGATATTCAGCAAACATTTAAAAAACGTGGTGTAAAGGTGATTTTGGCTGGTCGTAAAAGACAGTTACTTAGTTGGTTTGAACAAACCGAGATGGTCAGTGGTGACGATGGCATCATGATCCTGTCTGATTTATATTTAGCGTTAAAGCTGAATCAAAGTTATCAAGCAGCGCAAGAAGAGCCGCAAGCTGTGAACGCACTAACAGAGGTCGATAAATCAGTATTATTACATAGTCAGATTTAA
- a CDS encoding DUF1569 domain-containing protein: MINRRQFIIGAITSSAGIVVGGGVIWSRIEPYPLPLTIEQVVVQLNQLMTSSLQTTGAWDLAEIFNHCAQSIEYSMLGYPQLKSPVFQNTIGRIAFASFEAKGKMTHDLAEAIPGAPMLLKAQNSQQAYQRLQQALSAFNAYQGELAPQFAYGYLTKQQYEAAHVMHINNHLSEIAIKQVG; this comes from the coding sequence ATGATTAATCGCAGGCAATTTATAATTGGCGCCATAACTTCCAGTGCTGGCATTGTTGTAGGTGGTGGGGTCATCTGGTCTCGTATTGAGCCCTATCCATTGCCATTAACTATCGAACAGGTTGTAGTACAACTTAATCAGTTAATGACGTCTTCTTTACAGACAACTGGCGCGTGGGATTTGGCCGAAATTTTTAACCATTGTGCGCAAAGTATTGAATATTCGATGCTAGGTTATCCGCAGCTAAAATCGCCTGTATTTCAAAATACCATAGGTCGCATAGCTTTTGCTTCTTTTGAAGCGAAAGGGAAAATGACTCATGATCTTGCCGAGGCGATCCCCGGCGCACCTATGTTATTAAAAGCGCAAAACAGCCAGCAGGCCTATCAACGTTTACAGCAAGCTTTGAGCGCGTTCAACGCTTATCAGGGGGAGTTAGCCCCCCAATTTGCTTATGGTTATTTGACCAAACAACAGTATGAAGCCGCGCATGTGATGCATATCAATAACCATTTATCAGAGATAGCAATCAAGCAAGTAGGCTGA
- a CDS encoding acetolactate synthase 3 large subunit, which yields MEKLSGASMIVRSLIDEGVSHIFGYPGGSVLDIYDALHKIAGVEHILVRHEQAAVHMADGYARATGKVGVVLVTSGPGATNAITGIATAYMDSIPLVVLSGQVPSSLIGNDAFQECDMIGISRPVVKHSFLVTNPADIPEIVKKAFYIAATGRPGPVVIDLPKDCLNPEILHDYIYPESVKLRSYNPTTTGHKGQIRRGLQALLAAKKPVLYVGGGAIISECDQQILSLAEQLNIPVISTLMGLGAFPGTHQQSLGMLGMHGTYEANMAMHNCDLIFGIGVRFDDRTTNNVEKYCPNATILHIDIDPASISKTVRVDIPIVGSAENILDSMLELLAESDTKNDTEALAAWWQDINQWRARQCLSYDKTTNRIKPQQVIETLHKLTNGDAYVASDVGQHQMFAALYYPFDKPRRWINSGGLGTMGFGLPAAMGVKMAFPDETVVCVTGDGSIQMNIQELSTALQYDTPVKIINLNNRFLGMVKQWQDMIYSGRHSHSYMDSVPNFAKIAEAYGHVGITISDPNELESKLAEALAMKDRLVFVDISVDETEHVYPMLIRGGAMNEMWLSKTEKC from the coding sequence ATGGAAAAGCTTTCTGGCGCCAGTATGATCGTGCGCTCTCTTATCGATGAAGGTGTTAGCCATATTTTTGGTTACCCTGGTGGTTCTGTTTTAGATATCTATGACGCCCTCCATAAAATAGCTGGTGTTGAGCACATTCTTGTTCGCCATGAACAAGCTGCGGTTCACATGGCTGATGGCTATGCCCGCGCTACGGGTAAAGTGGGTGTGGTGTTAGTAACATCAGGCCCTGGTGCCACTAATGCCATTACCGGTATCGCAACCGCCTACATGGACTCTATCCCTCTTGTGGTATTATCAGGCCAAGTGCCAAGCTCACTGATTGGCAACGATGCCTTTCAAGAATGCGATATGATTGGTATTTCTCGTCCAGTGGTTAAACACAGCTTTTTAGTCACAAACCCTGCTGACATTCCTGAGATAGTTAAAAAAGCTTTTTATATTGCCGCAACGGGTCGCCCAGGCCCTGTGGTAATCGACTTACCAAAAGACTGCTTAAACCCAGAGATTTTGCACGATTACATTTACCCCGAGAGCGTTAAACTTCGCTCATACAATCCAACAACCACTGGCCATAAAGGGCAGATCCGTCGCGGTTTGCAAGCTTTATTAGCAGCAAAAAAACCCGTGTTATATGTGGGTGGTGGCGCAATTATCTCTGAGTGTGACCAACAAATTTTATCCTTAGCTGAGCAGCTTAATATTCCAGTGATCAGCACCTTAATGGGCTTAGGCGCGTTTCCAGGGACCCATCAACAAAGTTTAGGCATGTTGGGAATGCATGGAACATACGAAGCCAATATGGCCATGCACAATTGTGATTTAATTTTCGGTATTGGTGTGCGTTTTGATGACCGTACCACCAATAATGTTGAAAAGTACTGCCCTAACGCCACTATTTTACATATTGATATTGATCCCGCGTCAATTTCTAAAACGGTTCGAGTTGATATCCCGATTGTTGGCTCAGCTGAAAATATTCTTGATAGCATGCTAGAACTGCTTGCTGAGTCTGACACTAAAAATGATACCGAAGCACTGGCTGCTTGGTGGCAAGACATTAATCAATGGCGCGCACGTCAATGCTTATCATATGATAAAACCACTAACCGTATTAAGCCTCAGCAAGTGATTGAAACCTTGCACAAGCTTACCAATGGCGATGCTTATGTCGCCTCTGATGTCGGTCAGCACCAAATGTTTGCTGCACTGTATTATCCTTTTGATAAGCCACGTCGTTGGATTAACTCAGGAGGCCTTGGCACTATGGGCTTTGGTTTACCTGCTGCGATGGGGGTTAAGATGGCCTTCCCTGATGAAACCGTAGTGTGTGTGACGGGTGACGGCTCAATTCAAATGAACATTCAAGAGCTATCAACGGCATTACAATATGATACGCCAGTGAAAATCATCAATTTAAATAACCGCTTTTTAGGTATGGTTAAACAGTGGCAAGACATGATTTACTCAGGTCGTCACTCACATTCTTATATGGATTCTGTGCCAAACTTTGCCAAAATTGCTGAAGCCTACGGCCATGTGGGGATAACCATTAGCGATCCCAACGAGCTAGAGTCTAAGTTGGCAGAAGCATTAGCAATGAAAGACCGCTTAGTGTTTGTTGATATCAGTGTCGATGAAACCGAACACGTTTACCCGATGTTAATTCGTGGTGGGGCAATGAACGAAATGTGGCTAAGCAAAACGGAGAAGTGCTAA
- a CDS encoding 2OG-Fe(II) oxygenase: MVSQLSEAVLDVIADALVDKGYILLSDIIPDNVSLALIEKMQAKQNIEFKSAAIGRGSEQQVNTQIRSDKISWLDKQDVIDNQYLSIMEQLKNGLNRRLFMGLFDYESHYAVYQPGAYYQKHLDALKGSQNRILTTVFFLNPNWQAENGGQLVIYDEDDSVITTVQPELGTLAIFLSERFPHEVLPTLVPRNSIAGWFRVSHANHGF, encoded by the coding sequence ATGGTTTCGCAATTAAGTGAAGCAGTGCTGGATGTGATCGCAGATGCGTTAGTCGATAAAGGATATATTCTTTTATCTGATATCATTCCCGACAATGTAAGCCTAGCCTTAATTGAAAAAATGCAGGCAAAGCAGAATATTGAGTTTAAATCAGCGGCTATCGGCCGTGGTAGTGAACAACAAGTTAATACCCAAATTCGTTCAGATAAAATCAGTTGGCTTGATAAACAAGACGTCATAGACAATCAATACTTATCGATTATGGAGCAGCTCAAAAATGGCCTAAATCGACGCCTTTTTATGGGGCTGTTTGATTATGAAAGTCACTATGCGGTTTATCAACCCGGTGCCTATTATCAAAAACATCTGGATGCACTTAAGGGCAGTCAAAATCGAATCCTTACAACAGTGTTTTTTCTCAATCCGAATTGGCAAGCCGAAAATGGTGGCCAGTTAGTGATTTATGATGAAGACGATAGTGTTATAACGACAGTGCAGCCTGAATTAGGAACATTAGCCATTTTTTTAAGTGAGCGTTTTCCACATGAGGTTTTGCCCACACTCGTGCCTCGCAATAGCATAGCCGGTTGGTTTAGAGTGAGTCACGCTAACCACGGATTTTAA
- the uvrY gene encoding UvrY/SirA/GacA family response regulator transcription factor, which translates to MISVYLVDDHELVRTGIRRLLEDERGIKVVGEAHDGETAVQWSRQNEADVILMDMNMPGMGGLEATRKILRYQPDAKIIVLTVQTEDPFPTKVMQAGASGYLTKGSTSPEVIRAISQVSRGQRYLSPEIAQQMALSQFNGSEENPFASLSERELQIMLMITNGEKVNDISEKLNLSPKTVNSYRYRLFAKLGINGDVELTRLAIRYKMLDTGSF; encoded by the coding sequence TTGATTTCAGTATATTTAGTGGATGATCATGAGTTAGTGCGCACAGGGATCCGTCGCCTTTTGGAAGATGAGCGTGGGATTAAAGTTGTTGGGGAAGCCCATGATGGCGAAACCGCTGTGCAATGGTCACGTCAAAATGAAGCTGATGTCATTTTAATGGACATGAATATGCCGGGCATGGGCGGTTTAGAGGCGACGCGTAAAATTTTACGTTATCAACCAGATGCGAAAATTATAGTATTAACGGTTCAAACTGAAGATCCATTCCCGACTAAAGTCATGCAAGCTGGTGCTTCTGGCTATTTAACTAAAGGGTCGACGTCTCCTGAGGTTATCAGAGCCATTAGTCAAGTGTCTCGAGGTCAACGTTACTTATCGCCTGAAATTGCTCAGCAAATGGCATTGAGTCAATTTAACGGTAGCGAAGAAAACCCATTTGCTAGTTTATCTGAGCGTGAATTACAGATTATGTTAATGATCACTAATGGCGAGAAGGTCAATGACATTTCAGAAAAACTTAACTTGAGCCCGAAAACCGTTAATAGTTACCGTTACCGTTTGTTTGCTAAGTTAGGGATCAATGGTGACGTGGAATTGACCCGTCTAGCTATTCGTTACAAAATGCTTGATACAGGTTCGTTCTAA
- a CDS encoding secondary thiamine-phosphate synthase enzyme YjbQ: MWIQKIIQLKAKRRGFHLIDKELLSQLPEINQYEIGVAHIFVQHTSASLTLNENADPTVRGDFERHFNVIVPENAPYYRHTYEGPDFMPAHIKSSLLGAELSIPITNGRLNLGTWQGIYLCEHRDHASGRTIIVTLNGKMGA, translated from the coding sequence ATGTGGATCCAGAAAATCATTCAACTTAAGGCTAAACGCCGAGGATTTCATTTAATTGATAAGGAATTGCTATCGCAGTTACCTGAAATTAATCAGTATGAAATAGGAGTGGCACATATATTTGTTCAACACACCTCTGCATCACTGACGTTAAATGAAAATGCCGACCCTACTGTAAGAGGTGATTTTGAGCGTCATTTTAATGTGATAGTGCCTGAAAACGCGCCTTATTATCGCCATACTTATGAGGGCCCAGATTTCATGCCTGCTCATATAAAATCCAGTTTACTGGGAGCTGAGTTGTCAATCCCTATCACGAATGGACGGCTTAACCTAGGGACTTGGCAAGGGATTTATTTATGTGAACATCGAGACCATGCTTCTGGGCGCACAATTATTGTCACTTTAAATGGTAAGATGGGCGCATAA
- the ilvN gene encoding acetolactate synthase small subunit gives MRRIISVLLENQPGALSRVVGLFSQRGYNIESLTVAPTEDITLSRLNITVLADEKVLEQIEKQLHKLIDILKVANITETAHIERELALVKVKAQGELREEVKRTADIFRGQIVDVTASLYTIQMAGPSEKIDAFINALSEVTKVIEVSRSGVVGLARGEKAMKP, from the coding sequence ATGCGTCGTATTATTTCTGTATTACTTGAAAACCAACCCGGTGCTCTTTCGCGCGTTGTTGGCTTGTTTTCTCAGCGTGGCTATAACATTGAAAGCTTAACCGTCGCCCCTACGGAAGACATCACCCTATCACGCCTTAACATTACCGTGTTAGCCGATGAAAAAGTGTTAGAACAAATTGAAAAACAATTGCATAAGCTAATTGATATTTTAAAAGTAGCTAACATTACTGAAACGGCCCACATCGAGCGTGAACTGGCACTTGTCAAAGTGAAGGCACAAGGCGAACTTCGCGAAGAAGTTAAACGCACAGCAGATATTTTCCGTGGTCAAATTGTGGATGTAACCGCCAGTTTATATACCATTCAAATGGCTGGCCCAAGCGAGAAAATTGATGCTTTTATCAATGCGCTCTCAGAAGTGACGAAAGTGATTGAAGTATCGCGTTCTGGTGTTGTGGGTCTTGCTCGTGGCGAAAAAGCAATGAAGCCGTAA
- a CDS encoding tRNA-uridine aminocarboxypropyltransferase has translation MPKPMKIILLTHSREFSRKHNTGKLVTQVLGQQAIVIEWQRTQPSEALLSLIAAGRVALLFPSSAEQISINLAEIKPEEQPLLEKVDHVIIIDSTWQEARKIMNQSPYLQHLQRFMFTPKQPSIYHLRRNQVEEGLCTAECAAQLLIQLGHGKQGQEIMTALITLLAQH, from the coding sequence ATGCCAAAGCCAATGAAGATTATCTTACTGACCCACAGTCGTGAATTCTCACGTAAACACAATACTGGCAAGCTTGTGACGCAAGTGCTTGGTCAGCAAGCAATAGTCATAGAGTGGCAGCGCACGCAGCCCTCTGAGGCATTATTGTCACTCATTGCCGCTGGCCGAGTGGCATTGTTATTTCCATCATCGGCTGAGCAAATTTCGATAAATCTTGCCGAGATTAAGCCTGAAGAACAGCCTTTGCTGGAAAAAGTGGATCATGTGATCATCATAGATTCTACTTGGCAAGAAGCGCGTAAAATAATGAATCAAAGCCCTTATTTACAGCATCTTCAAAGGTTTATGTTCACCCCAAAGCAGCCCTCTATTTATCATTTGCGCCGTAACCAAGTCGAGGAGGGGTTATGTACCGCCGAGTGCGCAGCCCAATTGTTAATCCAGTTGGGACATGGCAAACAAGGGCAAGAAATCATGACGGCATTGATAACGCTATTAGCACAGCATTAG
- a CDS encoding GNAT family N-acetyltransferase yields MGEHTITLQGLHVSLEPLTLEHAADLNAAAADGQLWQLWFTSVPPPEQMLDYISKALLEQQQGYSLAFVVRHKMTNAIVGCTRFCHWDKVNRRIEIGYTWYSKSYQRSPVNSECKLLLLDYAFNQLDAIAVEFRTHWHNDISRKAITRLGAKQDAVLRHHKIDPNGVIRDTVVFSIIAPEWPAVEQNLRFRLHS; encoded by the coding sequence ATGGGTGAGCATACAATTACATTACAAGGACTTCATGTCAGCCTTGAGCCATTAACGCTTGAACACGCAGCTGATCTCAATGCTGCCGCTGCTGATGGCCAATTATGGCAACTTTGGTTTACTTCGGTGCCACCACCAGAGCAAATGCTTGATTATATTTCTAAGGCATTGCTTGAACAGCAACAAGGTTATAGCTTGGCATTTGTTGTTCGACATAAGATGACAAACGCCATTGTTGGTTGTACCCGTTTTTGCCATTGGGACAAAGTGAATCGAAGAATTGAAATTGGTTACACTTGGTACAGTAAAAGCTACCAACGCAGTCCCGTAAATAGTGAATGCAAACTGTTATTACTCGACTATGCCTTTAACCAGTTAGATGCTATTGCAGTAGAGTTTCGTACTCATTGGCATAACGATATTTCACGCAAAGCGATAACAAGGCTAGGTGCTAAGCAAGATGCGGTGTTAAGGCATCATAAAATAGATCCCAATGGCGTGATCCGCGATACCGTGGTCTTTTCCATTATTGCGCCAGAGTGGCCAGCAGTAGAGCAAAACTTACGTTTTCGATTACACAGTTAG
- a CDS encoding IS982 family transposase, with protein sequence MRKLVDLFCHVDDFCKAFLPQWQQLQLESGERKRNRKGRMSESEIMTIIVAFHMSHQRDFKNFYLGIICRYYKNDFPTLLSYTRFIEVMPSMLIPLSAFFTHVKGAPTGIEFIDSTSIKVCHNLRIPRHKVFKGTAARDKGTMGWFYGFKLHIITNHLGDIVAAKLTPANTDDRKPVRELSKGLLDKLYADKGYISKALTEDLKENGITLITTQRKNMKAKILAAWDRAMLSKRFIIETINDQLKNISQIEHSRHRSLHGFMLNLLGGLIAYCLKPEKPSLNITPTEKSGLMAMA encoded by the coding sequence ATGCGTAAACTAGTAGATTTATTTTGTCATGTCGATGATTTTTGTAAGGCTTTTCTACCTCAGTGGCAGCAACTTCAACTTGAAAGTGGCGAGCGAAAGCGTAATCGTAAAGGACGAATGTCTGAAAGCGAAATTATGACAATCATTGTCGCTTTTCATATGTCTCATCAGCGTGATTTTAAAAACTTTTATCTGGGAATTATCTGTCGTTATTACAAAAATGATTTCCCTACACTTCTCAGTTACACCCGATTTATTGAAGTGATGCCATCGATGCTTATACCACTAAGTGCTTTCTTTACCCATGTTAAAGGAGCGCCTACAGGTATTGAGTTTATTGACTCTACGAGCATTAAAGTCTGCCATAACTTACGCATCCCGAGACACAAGGTATTCAAAGGAACGGCTGCAAGAGACAAAGGAACAATGGGCTGGTTTTATGGATTTAAGCTGCACATTATTACCAATCATCTTGGCGATATTGTGGCAGCTAAGCTTACTCCTGCTAATACGGATGACAGAAAGCCCGTTCGGGAACTGTCAAAAGGGCTACTCGATAAGCTTTACGCCGATAAAGGTTATATCAGTAAGGCGCTGACTGAAGATTTGAAAGAAAACGGGATCACTCTTATAACAACTCAACGAAAGAACATGAAGGCGAAGATATTAGCGGCTTGGGACAGAGCAATGCTGTCTAAACGGTTCATCATTGAAACCATCAACGACCAACTGAAGAATATTTCTCAGATAGAGCATTCAAGACACAGGAGTTTACATGGATTTATGTTGAACTTGCTAGGTGGATTAATCGCATATTGCCTAAAACCAGAAAAGCCATCATTGAACATCACACCTACAGAAAAGTCAGGGTTGATGGCGATGGCTTAA